One region of Cinclus cinclus chromosome 1, bCinCin1.1, whole genome shotgun sequence genomic DNA includes:
- the CHPF2 gene encoding chondroitin sulfate glucuronyltransferase isoform X1, with translation MRLGAVLSALRPALPLLLGLSLGCSLSLLRASWSHGAAEERCLAAGPPAPPARGAPPEAAEGRPGLGHEDFRPRIVPYYRDPNKPYKKVLRTRYIQTELGFHERLFVAVLTSKATLNTLAVAVNKTVAHHFPRLLYFTGLRSAKVPHGMVLVAHGDERPIWLMYETMNYIHQHFGSDYDWFYIMQDDTYAQAEQVKALVTHLSINQDVYLGRAEEFIGGDEQARYCHGGFGYLLSRSLLLKLHPHLDSCRNEILSVRPDEWLGRCIIDFLGITCVSQLQGQHYHTYELAKNTEPEKEEEEEFQAALAVHPVSDMTLMYRLHKQFSRIQLDRVYQEIQDLQLQIRNLTALTPAGEAGVTWPVGINAPFLPKSRFEVISWDYFTEQHLFSCPDGSPKCELSGASKADVSEIIESAVEQLNHLYQPLLRFSKRQLLNGYRRFDPTRGMEYTLDLLLEAATQKGHSHVLAKRVSLVRPLSKVEIIPMPYVTEATRVQLVLPLTVQDLDFVANFLDVFAMNTLDTHDNALLTLLLIYHPYDAQRVGQVDVFAGVKAMVGELEKRYAEVKIPWISVKTEVPSQVKLMDIVSKKHPVDTLFFLASVWTEINTEFLNRCRMNTISNWQVFFPVHFQEFNPALVYRGEQTASSNTDFLRDGHFDRHSFAEACFYNSDYMTARTKLAADILDRDEVLESMEVFDVFLHYSGLHLFRAVEPGLVQKYTLRSCNPRLSEELYHRCVLSNLEGLASRSHLAMALFEQEQANST, from the exons ATGCGCCTGGGCGCGGTCCTGAGCGCGCTGCGGCCTGCGCTGCCCCTCCTGCTcgggctgtccctgggctgcagcctgaGCCTCCTGCGCGCCTCCTGGAGCCACGGCGCGGCTGAGGAACGCTGTCTGGCAGCGGGCCCgcccgcgccgcccgcccgcggGGCTCCGCCCGAGGCAGCGGAGGGGAGGCCGGGCCTGGGCCACGAGGACTTCAGGCCCCGGATTGTGCCGTATTACAGAGACCCCAACAAGCCTTACAAAAAAGTGCTCAG AACTCGCTACATCCAGACAGAATTGGGATTCCATGAGAGACTGTTTGTGGCTGTGCTGACCTCCAAGGCCACACTGAACACGTTGGCAGTGGCAGTGAACAAGACAGTGGCCCACCACTTCCCACGCCTGCTGTACTTCACTGGGCTGCGCAGTGCCAAGGTGCCCCATGGCATGGTGCTGGTGGCCCATGGTGACGAGAGGCCCATTTGGCTCATGTATGAGACCATGAACTATATCCATCAGCATTTTGGTTCTGACTATGACTGGTTCTACATCATGCAGGATGACACCTATGCCCAAGCTGAACAGGTCAAGGCTCTGGTGACACACCTGAGCATTAACCAAGATGTGTACCTGGGGCGAGCAGAGGAATTCATCGGGGGAGATGAGCAGGCCCGTTACTGTCACGGGGGCTTTGGCTACCTGCTGTCCCGTAGCCTCTTGCTTAAGCTCCACCCACACCTGGACAGCTGTCGCAATGAGATCCTCAGTGTACGCCCAGATGAGTGGCTGGGTCGTTGCATCATTGATTTTCTTGGCATCACTTGtgtttcccagctccag GGCCAGCATTATCACACTTATGAACTAGCCAAGAATACTGAAccagagaaggaggaagaagaggagttCCAAGCAGCTCTTGCAGTGCACCCTGTTTCTGACATGACCCTGATGTACCGGCTGCACAAGCAGTTCAGCAGGATCCAGCTGGACAGAGTCTATCAGGAGATACAGGACCTCCAG TTGCAGATCAGGAACCTGACAGCACTGACGCCTGCAGGTGAGGCAGGTGTGACCTGGCCTGTGGGCATTAATGCCCCATTCCTTCCAAAGTCCCGTTTTGAGGTGATCAGCTGGGACTACTTCACAGAACAGCACCTCTTCTCCTGTCCTGATGGCTCCCCAAAGTGTGAACTCTCTGGAGCCAGCAAGGCAGATGTCAGTGAAATCATTGAGTCtgcagtggagcagctgaacCATTTGTATCAGCCCCTGCTCCGCTTCAGCAAGCGGCAGCTGCTGAACGGCTACCGGCGCTTCGACCCCACGCGGGGCATGGAATACACCCTGGACCTGCTCCTGGAGGCTGCCACCCAGAAGGGTCACAGTCATGTTCTGGCCAAGCGAGTGAGCTTGGTACGACCCTTAAGTAAGGTGGAAATTATTCCCATGCCATATGTGACAGAGGCCACACGGGTGCAGTTGGTGCTTCCCTTGACAGTGCAGGACCTGGATTTTGTAGCAAACTTCCTGGATGTGTTTGCTATGAACACACTGGACACGCATGATAATGCTTTGCTGACTTTGCTTTTAATCTACCATCCCTATGATGCCCAGAGAGTTGGTCAGGTGGATGTTTTTGCTGGAGTCAAAGCCATGGTAGGAGAGCTAGAGAAACGCTATGCAGAAGTTAAAATCCCATGGATTAGTGTTAAAACGGAGGTGCCATCGCAAGTGAAGCTCATGGATATAGTCTCAAAGAAGCACCCTGTGGACACACTGTTTTTCTTGGCCAGCGTCTGGACAGAAATCAACACGGAGTTTCTGAACCGCTGCCGTATGAATACCATCAGCAATTGGCAGGTCTTTTTCCCTGTGCATTTCCAGGAGTTCAACCCTGCACTAGTGTACCGTGGTGAGCAGACGGCATCCTCCAACACTGACTTCCTGAGAGATGGGCATTTTGACAGACATTCCTTTGCTGAGGCCTGCTTTTATAATTCTGATTATATGACAGCACGTACCAAGCTCGCAGCCGATATCCTGGACCGAGATGAGGTGCTGGAGAGCATGGAGGTATTTGATGTGTTCCTCCACTACTCTGGCCTGCACCTGTTCAGGGCTGTGGAGCCAGGGCTAGTGCAGAAATATACACTGCGAAGCTGCAATCCGCGGCTCAGTGAGGAGCTGTACCACCGCTGTGTGCTAAGTAACTTGGAAGGACTTGCATCCCGCTCACATTTAGCCATGGCCCTCTTTGAGCAGGAACAGGCCAACAGCACTTGA
- the CHPF2 gene encoding chondroitin sulfate glucuronyltransferase isoform X3 — MYFLYRTRYIQTELGFHERLFVAVLTSKATLNTLAVAVNKTVAHHFPRLLYFTGLRSAKVPHGMVLVAHGDERPIWLMYETMNYIHQHFGSDYDWFYIMQDDTYAQAEQVKALVTHLSINQDVYLGRAEEFIGGDEQARYCHGGFGYLLSRSLLLKLHPHLDSCRNEILSVRPDEWLGRCIIDFLGITCVSQLQGQHYHTYELAKNTEPEKEEEEEFQAALAVHPVSDMTLMYRLHKQFSRIQLDRVYQEIQDLQLQIRNLTALTPAGEAGVTWPVGINAPFLPKSRFEVISWDYFTEQHLFSCPDGSPKCELSGASKADVSEIIESAVEQLNHLYQPLLRFSKRQLLNGYRRFDPTRGMEYTLDLLLEAATQKGHSHVLAKRVSLVRPLSKVEIIPMPYVTEATRVQLVLPLTVQDLDFVANFLDVFAMNTLDTHDNALLTLLLIYHPYDAQRVGQVDVFAGVKAMVGELEKRYAEVKIPWISVKTEVPSQVKLMDIVSKKHPVDTLFFLASVWTEINTEFLNRCRMNTISNWQVFFPVHFQEFNPALVYRGEQTASSNTDFLRDGHFDRHSFAEACFYNSDYMTARTKLAADILDRDEVLESMEVFDVFLHYSGLHLFRAVEPGLVQKYTLRSCNPRLSEELYHRCVLSNLEGLASRSHLAMALFEQEQANST, encoded by the exons ATGTACTTCCTTTACAGAACTCGCTACATCCAGACAGAATTGGGATTCCATGAGAGACTGTTTGTGGCTGTGCTGACCTCCAAGGCCACACTGAACACGTTGGCAGTGGCAGTGAACAAGACAGTGGCCCACCACTTCCCACGCCTGCTGTACTTCACTGGGCTGCGCAGTGCCAAGGTGCCCCATGGCATGGTGCTGGTGGCCCATGGTGACGAGAGGCCCATTTGGCTCATGTATGAGACCATGAACTATATCCATCAGCATTTTGGTTCTGACTATGACTGGTTCTACATCATGCAGGATGACACCTATGCCCAAGCTGAACAGGTCAAGGCTCTGGTGACACACCTGAGCATTAACCAAGATGTGTACCTGGGGCGAGCAGAGGAATTCATCGGGGGAGATGAGCAGGCCCGTTACTGTCACGGGGGCTTTGGCTACCTGCTGTCCCGTAGCCTCTTGCTTAAGCTCCACCCACACCTGGACAGCTGTCGCAATGAGATCCTCAGTGTACGCCCAGATGAGTGGCTGGGTCGTTGCATCATTGATTTTCTTGGCATCACTTGtgtttcccagctccag GGCCAGCATTATCACACTTATGAACTAGCCAAGAATACTGAAccagagaaggaggaagaagaggagttCCAAGCAGCTCTTGCAGTGCACCCTGTTTCTGACATGACCCTGATGTACCGGCTGCACAAGCAGTTCAGCAGGATCCAGCTGGACAGAGTCTATCAGGAGATACAGGACCTCCAG TTGCAGATCAGGAACCTGACAGCACTGACGCCTGCAGGTGAGGCAGGTGTGACCTGGCCTGTGGGCATTAATGCCCCATTCCTTCCAAAGTCCCGTTTTGAGGTGATCAGCTGGGACTACTTCACAGAACAGCACCTCTTCTCCTGTCCTGATGGCTCCCCAAAGTGTGAACTCTCTGGAGCCAGCAAGGCAGATGTCAGTGAAATCATTGAGTCtgcagtggagcagctgaacCATTTGTATCAGCCCCTGCTCCGCTTCAGCAAGCGGCAGCTGCTGAACGGCTACCGGCGCTTCGACCCCACGCGGGGCATGGAATACACCCTGGACCTGCTCCTGGAGGCTGCCACCCAGAAGGGTCACAGTCATGTTCTGGCCAAGCGAGTGAGCTTGGTACGACCCTTAAGTAAGGTGGAAATTATTCCCATGCCATATGTGACAGAGGCCACACGGGTGCAGTTGGTGCTTCCCTTGACAGTGCAGGACCTGGATTTTGTAGCAAACTTCCTGGATGTGTTTGCTATGAACACACTGGACACGCATGATAATGCTTTGCTGACTTTGCTTTTAATCTACCATCCCTATGATGCCCAGAGAGTTGGTCAGGTGGATGTTTTTGCTGGAGTCAAAGCCATGGTAGGAGAGCTAGAGAAACGCTATGCAGAAGTTAAAATCCCATGGATTAGTGTTAAAACGGAGGTGCCATCGCAAGTGAAGCTCATGGATATAGTCTCAAAGAAGCACCCTGTGGACACACTGTTTTTCTTGGCCAGCGTCTGGACAGAAATCAACACGGAGTTTCTGAACCGCTGCCGTATGAATACCATCAGCAATTGGCAGGTCTTTTTCCCTGTGCATTTCCAGGAGTTCAACCCTGCACTAGTGTACCGTGGTGAGCAGACGGCATCCTCCAACACTGACTTCCTGAGAGATGGGCATTTTGACAGACATTCCTTTGCTGAGGCCTGCTTTTATAATTCTGATTATATGACAGCACGTACCAAGCTCGCAGCCGATATCCTGGACCGAGATGAGGTGCTGGAGAGCATGGAGGTATTTGATGTGTTCCTCCACTACTCTGGCCTGCACCTGTTCAGGGCTGTGGAGCCAGGGCTAGTGCAGAAATATACACTGCGAAGCTGCAATCCGCGGCTCAGTGAGGAGCTGTACCACCGCTGTGTGCTAAGTAACTTGGAAGGACTTGCATCCCGCTCACATTTAGCCATGGCCCTCTTTGAGCAGGAACAGGCCAACAGCACTTGA
- the CHPF2 gene encoding chondroitin sulfate glucuronyltransferase isoform X2, which produces MRLGAVLSALRPALPLLLGLSLGCSLSLLRASWSHGAAEERCLAAGPPAPPARGAPPEAAEGRPGLGHEDFRPRIVPYYRDPNKPYKKVLRTRYIQTELGFHERLFVAVLTSKATLNTLAVAVNKTVAHHFPRLLYFTGLRSAKVPHGMVLVAHGDERPIWLMYETMNYIHQHFGSDYDWFYIMQDDTYAQAEQVKALVTHLSINQDVYLGRAEEFIGGDEQARYCHGGFGYLLSRSLLLKLHPHLDSCRNEILSVRPDEWLGRCIIDFLGITCVSQLQLQIRNLTALTPAGEAGVTWPVGINAPFLPKSRFEVISWDYFTEQHLFSCPDGSPKCELSGASKADVSEIIESAVEQLNHLYQPLLRFSKRQLLNGYRRFDPTRGMEYTLDLLLEAATQKGHSHVLAKRVSLVRPLSKVEIIPMPYVTEATRVQLVLPLTVQDLDFVANFLDVFAMNTLDTHDNALLTLLLIYHPYDAQRVGQVDVFAGVKAMVGELEKRYAEVKIPWISVKTEVPSQVKLMDIVSKKHPVDTLFFLASVWTEINTEFLNRCRMNTISNWQVFFPVHFQEFNPALVYRGEQTASSNTDFLRDGHFDRHSFAEACFYNSDYMTARTKLAADILDRDEVLESMEVFDVFLHYSGLHLFRAVEPGLVQKYTLRSCNPRLSEELYHRCVLSNLEGLASRSHLAMALFEQEQANST; this is translated from the exons ATGCGCCTGGGCGCGGTCCTGAGCGCGCTGCGGCCTGCGCTGCCCCTCCTGCTcgggctgtccctgggctgcagcctgaGCCTCCTGCGCGCCTCCTGGAGCCACGGCGCGGCTGAGGAACGCTGTCTGGCAGCGGGCCCgcccgcgccgcccgcccgcggGGCTCCGCCCGAGGCAGCGGAGGGGAGGCCGGGCCTGGGCCACGAGGACTTCAGGCCCCGGATTGTGCCGTATTACAGAGACCCCAACAAGCCTTACAAAAAAGTGCTCAG AACTCGCTACATCCAGACAGAATTGGGATTCCATGAGAGACTGTTTGTGGCTGTGCTGACCTCCAAGGCCACACTGAACACGTTGGCAGTGGCAGTGAACAAGACAGTGGCCCACCACTTCCCACGCCTGCTGTACTTCACTGGGCTGCGCAGTGCCAAGGTGCCCCATGGCATGGTGCTGGTGGCCCATGGTGACGAGAGGCCCATTTGGCTCATGTATGAGACCATGAACTATATCCATCAGCATTTTGGTTCTGACTATGACTGGTTCTACATCATGCAGGATGACACCTATGCCCAAGCTGAACAGGTCAAGGCTCTGGTGACACACCTGAGCATTAACCAAGATGTGTACCTGGGGCGAGCAGAGGAATTCATCGGGGGAGATGAGCAGGCCCGTTACTGTCACGGGGGCTTTGGCTACCTGCTGTCCCGTAGCCTCTTGCTTAAGCTCCACCCACACCTGGACAGCTGTCGCAATGAGATCCTCAGTGTACGCCCAGATGAGTGGCTGGGTCGTTGCATCATTGATTTTCTTGGCATCACTTGtgtttcccagctccag TTGCAGATCAGGAACCTGACAGCACTGACGCCTGCAGGTGAGGCAGGTGTGACCTGGCCTGTGGGCATTAATGCCCCATTCCTTCCAAAGTCCCGTTTTGAGGTGATCAGCTGGGACTACTTCACAGAACAGCACCTCTTCTCCTGTCCTGATGGCTCCCCAAAGTGTGAACTCTCTGGAGCCAGCAAGGCAGATGTCAGTGAAATCATTGAGTCtgcagtggagcagctgaacCATTTGTATCAGCCCCTGCTCCGCTTCAGCAAGCGGCAGCTGCTGAACGGCTACCGGCGCTTCGACCCCACGCGGGGCATGGAATACACCCTGGACCTGCTCCTGGAGGCTGCCACCCAGAAGGGTCACAGTCATGTTCTGGCCAAGCGAGTGAGCTTGGTACGACCCTTAAGTAAGGTGGAAATTATTCCCATGCCATATGTGACAGAGGCCACACGGGTGCAGTTGGTGCTTCCCTTGACAGTGCAGGACCTGGATTTTGTAGCAAACTTCCTGGATGTGTTTGCTATGAACACACTGGACACGCATGATAATGCTTTGCTGACTTTGCTTTTAATCTACCATCCCTATGATGCCCAGAGAGTTGGTCAGGTGGATGTTTTTGCTGGAGTCAAAGCCATGGTAGGAGAGCTAGAGAAACGCTATGCAGAAGTTAAAATCCCATGGATTAGTGTTAAAACGGAGGTGCCATCGCAAGTGAAGCTCATGGATATAGTCTCAAAGAAGCACCCTGTGGACACACTGTTTTTCTTGGCCAGCGTCTGGACAGAAATCAACACGGAGTTTCTGAACCGCTGCCGTATGAATACCATCAGCAATTGGCAGGTCTTTTTCCCTGTGCATTTCCAGGAGTTCAACCCTGCACTAGTGTACCGTGGTGAGCAGACGGCATCCTCCAACACTGACTTCCTGAGAGATGGGCATTTTGACAGACATTCCTTTGCTGAGGCCTGCTTTTATAATTCTGATTATATGACAGCACGTACCAAGCTCGCAGCCGATATCCTGGACCGAGATGAGGTGCTGGAGAGCATGGAGGTATTTGATGTGTTCCTCCACTACTCTGGCCTGCACCTGTTCAGGGCTGTGGAGCCAGGGCTAGTGCAGAAATATACACTGCGAAGCTGCAATCCGCGGCTCAGTGAGGAGCTGTACCACCGCTGTGTGCTAAGTAACTTGGAAGGACTTGCATCCCGCTCACATTTAGCCATGGCCCTCTTTGAGCAGGAACAGGCCAACAGCACTTGA